A genome region from Nitrosopumilus sp. includes the following:
- a CDS encoding HD domain-containing protein, which translates to MILDFFKTAANLKNIPRQGWIDKLSIHNPESVADHSYSMAIIGMVISDLENHDSEKILKMILLHDLAESRVGDLTPGQLSKERKIDLENNAFNQITERLPETIKSQYLKIWNEYQERASPESKLVHEIDKLEMVLQAKSYQNDGYAYVKLESFFKSAKTDITNPKLKEIFTEIVDDS; encoded by the coding sequence ATGATTTTAGATTTTTTTAAGACAGCTGCAAATCTTAAAAATATCCCAAGACAGGGTTGGATAGATAAACTATCGATACATAATCCTGAATCTGTAGCGGATCATTCATACTCCATGGCCATAATCGGAATGGTGATATCGGATCTTGAAAACCATGACTCTGAAAAAATTCTTAAAATGATACTGCTACATGATTTGGCTGAATCAAGAGTTGGTGATTTAACTCCAGGACAATTAAGCAAAGAAAGAAAAATAGATTTAGAAAATAATGCATTCAATCAAATTACAGAAAGACTACCAGAGACAATCAAATCCCAATACCTAAAAATTTGGAATGAATATCAAGAAAGGGCATCACCAGAATCAAAATTAGTGCATGAAATAGATAAATTAGAGATGGTACTCCAAGCAAAATCGTATCAAAATGATGGATATGCCTATGTAAAATTAGAATCTTTTTTTAAATCAGCTAAAACAGACATTACAAATCCCAAATTAAAAGAAATATTTACAGAGATCGTAGATGATTCTTAA
- a CDS encoding hydrolase translates to MSDNKDELIDAQKQIIGILFEVIKRLQANNDLDDEYFQIIANNEKNEIRLKEILDERTENAKIVGRLLEQLQI, encoded by the coding sequence ATGTCTGATAACAAAGATGAATTAATTGATGCGCAAAAACAAATAATTGGAATTTTGTTTGAAGTGATTAAGAGGCTACAAGCAAATAATGACTTAGATGATGAATATTTTCAAATTATTGCAAATAATGAAAAAAATGAAATTCGCCTAAAAGAAATTTTAGATGAAAGAACCGAAAATGCAAAAATTGTTGGTCGGTTACTGGAACAGTTACAAATTTAG
- a CDS encoding TIGR00300 family protein, translated as MSKFSQEIEVSGHLIDSSILTKIFDEIMDLQGEFNVQEIKIGKKKKDQSYARLLVKGKNQEHLNKILKTIYREGATSKIQKEITLKSSPKNNVMPDEFYSTTNNHTQVFHKGEWIQVENMMMDKCIVVKNGKAFCVPIRDIKKGDQIIVGDEGIKITPPERPREGVNVFEFMGSSSSSERPTQHIAKKVAEDIFNTKKKGGRIILVGGPAIVHTGADDAVSELIRLGYIDGVLAGNALAVHDIEYATLGTSLGMNVHDATLAYHGHRNHMDTINAVFKAGSIAKMVKIKKLTKGIMYECVRNEIPFVLAGSIRDDGPLPDVITDVAQAQKEYKKILKDASMVIMISTMLHSIATGNMLPANVKVIVVDINQPTVTKLMDRGTWQALGIVSDVGAFLPMVVQQIRKKK; from the coding sequence ATGAGTAAATTTTCACAAGAGATTGAGGTCAGCGGTCACTTGATTGATTCGTCTATTCTTACTAAAATCTTTGACGAAATAATGGATCTTCAAGGGGAATTTAACGTACAAGAAATTAAAATTGGAAAAAAGAAAAAAGATCAGTCATATGCAAGATTACTTGTTAAAGGAAAAAACCAAGAACATCTAAATAAAATTTTAAAAACAATTTATCGCGAAGGTGCAACATCGAAAATTCAAAAAGAAATAACCTTGAAAAGTTCTCCAAAAAACAATGTAATGCCTGATGAGTTTTACAGTACAACAAACAACCACACACAAGTATTTCATAAAGGAGAATGGATTCAGGTGGAAAATATGATGATGGATAAATGTATTGTAGTAAAAAATGGCAAGGCATTTTGTGTACCAATAAGAGATATCAAGAAAGGAGATCAGATAATTGTGGGTGACGAAGGAATCAAGATCACCCCTCCTGAACGTCCAAGAGAAGGAGTTAATGTTTTTGAATTTATGGGTAGTTCAAGCTCAAGTGAGAGACCAACTCAACACATTGCAAAAAAAGTAGCCGAAGATATTTTTAATACTAAAAAGAAAGGAGGTAGAATTATCCTCGTAGGTGGTCCTGCAATAGTACATACAGGAGCAGATGACGCAGTATCAGAATTAATTCGATTAGGATACATTGATGGAGTATTGGCAGGTAACGCACTTGCAGTTCATGATATTGAATATGCCACTTTAGGTACTTCTCTTGGAATGAATGTTCATGATGCAACTTTAGCTTATCATGGGCATCGAAACCATATGGATACAATTAATGCAGTATTCAAAGCAGGCTCTATTGCAAAAATGGTAAAGATAAAAAAATTAACAAAGGGAATAATGTATGAATGTGTAAGAAACGAGATACCATTTGTCTTGGCAGGCTCAATTCGGGATGATGGACCACTGCCTGATGTGATTACAGATGTGGCTCAAGCTCAAAAAGAATACAAAAAAATTCTAAAAGATGCAAGCATGGTAATCATGATTTCAACTATGCTTCATTCCATTGCTACAGGAAATATGCTTCCCGCAAATGTCAAAGTGATTGTGGTTGATATCAACCAACCAACCGTTACTAAACTTATGGATAGAGGTACATGGCAAGCATTAGGAATTGTCTCTGATGTTGGGGCGTTTTTACCAATGGTTGTGCAACAAATTAGAAAAAAGAAATAA